One region of bacterium genomic DNA includes:
- a CDS encoding phosphatidylserine decarboxylase, with translation MSYFLSLFIFAFSLFFLYRFWFLRNPKRTIPAGDNIVSPADGKIVKIIKYDHGKDLEIRENKLGKVLVKTKDVSPRGWLIVIMMNIHNMHRQKAPLDGEILSIKYSKGKFFNAIHKAHNMRASLENENNEILIKTAIGNIKVIQVAGVMAKKIVCAVEEGQKVVKGDALGLIKLGSQVILVLPASTAGEAEDNIELKVKEKDKVKAGSSIIAEIKTIEKGIFDW, from the coding sequence ATGTCATATTTTTTATCTTTGTTTATCTTTGCCTTTTCTTTATTTTTTCTTTATAGATTTTGGTTTTTGCGGAACCCCAAGCGAACGATACCTGCGGGCGACAATATCGTGTCTCCGGCGGATGGAAAGATCGTAAAAATAATAAAATATGATCACGGAAAAGATCTTGAGATCCGGGAAAATAAATTAGGCAAGGTTCTGGTCAAGACCAAGGACGTATCGCCGCGGGGCTGGCTTATTGTGATAATGATGAATATACACAATATGCACCGCCAAAAAGCGCCGCTTGACGGAGAGATACTTTCGATCAAATATTCCAAAGGAAAATTCTTTAATGCCATACACAAAGCCCATAATATGCGCGCGTCTTTGGAGAATGAAAATAATGAGATTTTAATAAAAACCGCCATTGGTAATATTAAGGTGATCCAGGTGGCGGGAGTGATGGCTAAAAAAATAGTTTGCGCGGTAGAAGAAGGGCAAAAAGTTGTCAAGGGAGATGCGCTTGGCTTGATAAAATTAGGCAGTCAGGTTATTTTAGTCCTGCCCGCCTCGACTGCAGGCGAGGCTGAAGACAATATTGAGTTGAAAGTTAAGGAAAAAGATAAAGTTAAAGCCGGTTCCAGCATTATCGCTGAAATTAAAACAATTGAAAAAGGCATTTTTGATTGGTGA
- the nusA gene encoding transcription termination factor NusA, whose translation MLDQKQFALAINQIAEEKGIAKDEIFKVIEAALAAAYKKDYGKKSQIIRVKFNPETGDIKVSQIKQVVPDDIEEEAEAIATGETFQTALKIESERAIINKAARDEKNSVPGAEFGEEQIKIRYNPDKHIKLSEARLIKPDAKLEDEIENEMPSKSDFGRIASQTAKQVIIQRIREVERSVIFNEFKKHEGAVLIGSVQRVEILPPFKGRVVFVDINKTVGIIPPSEQVMRENYRTGQRLKVYVVKVSETPKGPEIILSRTHNELIKNLFTLEVPEIADKSIEIKAISREAGDRSKIAVTSNDHNIDPIGACVGQKGTRVQAIMEEIGGEKIDIIEWNKDTAKFIAKALSPAKVLAVKIDEKSKSAVAKVIPEQLSLAIGKHGQNVRLASKLTGYRIDVVAGTPEAPKEEASEAAKEVKEKPAEKEKETKKEKTKKSVVGEAVDGTESKPVKKVKEKKEKVKKEKK comes from the coding sequence ATGTTAGATCAAAAACAATTCGCTTTGGCTATCAACCAGATCGCCGAAGAAAAAGGCATCGCAAAAGATGAGATTTTCAAAGTAATTGAAGCGGCATTGGCCGCTGCCTATAAGAAAGACTACGGCAAAAAAAGCCAGATCATCCGCGTTAAATTTAATCCGGAGACAGGCGATATAAAAGTTTCCCAGATCAAACAGGTGGTGCCTGACGATATTGAAGAAGAAGCTGAAGCTATCGCTACCGGCGAAACTTTTCAAACTGCTTTAAAGATAGAATCGGAAAGAGCGATCATCAATAAAGCGGCTAGAGACGAAAAAAACTCCGTGCCGGGCGCAGAATTCGGCGAAGAGCAAATAAAGATAAGATATAATCCCGATAAACACATAAAACTCAGCGAAGCGCGATTGATCAAACCGGACGCGAAACTGGAAGATGAGATCGAGAATGAAATGCCTTCCAAGTCCGATTTCGGCAGAATCGCATCGCAAACCGCCAAGCAAGTGATCATTCAAAGGATCCGAGAAGTGGAACGCTCGGTGATCTTCAATGAATTTAAAAAACACGAAGGAGCGGTATTGATCGGAAGCGTACAGCGGGTTGAAATACTCCCGCCTTTCAAAGGTAGGGTTGTTTTTGTCGATATCAATAAGACCGTCGGCATTATTCCTCCGTCCGAACAAGTCATGCGCGAGAATTACAGAACCGGGCAAAGATTGAAGGTTTATGTGGTAAAAGTCAGCGAAACTCCCAAAGGACCGGAAATCATACTTTCCCGGACTCATAATGAATTGATAAAAAATCTTTTTACGCTTGAAGTTCCTGAAATTGCCGACAAATCCATCGAAATAAAAGCCATAAGCAGGGAAGCCGGCGATAGGTCAAAAATTGCCGTTACATCGAACGATCACAATATTGATCCGATTGGCGCTTGCGTCGGGCAAAAAGGAACCAGGGTTCAGGCGATCATGGAAGAAATTGGCGGTGAAAAGATTGATATCATCGAATGGAACAAGGATACGGCAAAATTCATTGCCAAGGCTTTAAGTCCGGCAAAAGTTTTGGCTGTAAAGATCGACGAAAAGAGCAAGTCAGCCGTAGCAAAAGTTATTCCCGAGCAATTATCGCTCGCTATCGGAAAACATGGCCAAAATGTCCGTCTGGCCTCAAAACTTACCGGCTATCGAATCGATGTGGTAGCTGGCACGCCGGAAGCGCCAAAAGAAGAAGCCTCGGAAGCGGCTAAGGAAGTAAAAGAAAAACCTGCCGAAAAAGAAAAAGAAACTAAGAAAGAAAAAACAAAAAAATCTGTTGTAGGCGAAGCGGTTGATGGCACGGAAAGCAAGCCGGTTAAAAAAGTCAAGGAAAAAAAAGAAAAAGTGAAGAAAGAGAAAAAGTAG